A portion of the Macaca thibetana thibetana isolate TM-01 chromosome 9, ASM2454274v1, whole genome shotgun sequence genome contains these proteins:
- the ZDHHC16 gene encoding palmitoyltransferase ZDHHC16 isoform X2 has protein sequence MRGQRSLLLGPARLCLRLLLLLGYRRRCPPLLRGLVQRWRYGKVCLRSLLYNSFGGSDTAVDAAFEPVYWLVDNVIRWFGVVFVVLVIVLTGSIVAIAYLCVLPLILRTYSVPRLCWHFFYSHWNLILIVFHYYQAITTPPGYPPQGRNDIATVSICKKCIYPKPARTHHCSICNRCVLKMDHHCPWLNNCVGHYNHRYFFSFCFFMTLGCVYCSYGSWDLFREAYAAIETYHQTPPPIFSFRERMTHKSLVYLWFLCSSVALALGALTVWHAVLISRGETSIERHINKKERRRLQAKGRVFRNPYNYGCLDNWKVFLGVDTGRHWLTRVLLPSSHLPHGNGMSWEPPPWVTAHSASVMAV, from the exons ATGCGAGGCCAGCGGAGCCTGCTGCTGGGCCCAgcccgcctctgcctccgccTGCTTCTGCTGCTGGGCTACAGGCGCCGCTGTCCACCTCTGCTCCGGGGTCTAGTACAGCGCTGGCGCTACGGCAAGGTCTGCCTGCGCTCCCTGCTCTACAACTCCTTTGGGGGCAGTGACACTGCTGTTGATGCTGCCTTTGAGCCTGTCTACTGGCTGGTAGACAATGTGATCCGCTGGTTTGGAGTG GTGTTCGTAGTCCTGGTGATCGTGCTGACAGGCTCCATTGTGGCTATCGCCTACCTATGTGTCCTGCCTCTCATCCTCCGAACCTACTCAGTGCCACGACTCTGCTGGCATTTCTTCTATAGCCACTGGAATCTGATCCTGATTGTCTTCCACTACTACCAGGCCATCACCACTCCGCCTGGGTACCCACCCCAG GGCAGGAATGATATCGCCACGGTCTCCATCTGTAAGAAGTGCATTTACCCCAAGCCAGCCCGAACACACCACTGCAGCATCTGCAACAG GTGTGTGCTGAAGATGGATCACCACTGCC CCTGGCTAAACAATTGTGTGGGCCACTATAACCATCGATACTTCTTCTCATTCTGCTTTTTCATGACTCTGGGCTGTGTCTACTGCAGCTATGGAAGTTGGGACCTTTTCCGGGAGGCTTATGCTGCCATTGAG actTATCACCAGACCCCACCACCCATCTTCTCCTTTCGAGAAAGGATGACTCACAAGAGTCTTGTCTACCTCTGGTTCCTGTGCAG TTCTGTGGCACTTGCCCTGGGTGCCCTAACTGTATGGCATGCTGTTCTCATCAGTCGAGGTGAGACTAGCATCGAAAGGCACATCAACAAGAAGGAGAGACGTCGGCTACAGGCCAAGGGCAGA GTATTTAGGAATCCTTACAACTACGGCTGCTTGGACAACTGGAAGGTATTCCTGGGTGTGGACACAGGAAG gCATTGGCTTACTCGGGTGCTCTTACCTTCTAGTCACCTGCCCCATGGGAATGGAATGAGCTGGGAGCCCCCTCCCTGGGTGACTGCTCACTCAGCCTCTGTGATGGCAGTGTGA
- the ZDHHC16 gene encoding palmitoyltransferase ZDHHC16 isoform X4 yields the protein MRGQRSLLLGPARLCLRLLLLLGYRRRCPPLLRGLVQRWRYGKVCLRSLLYNSFGGSDTAVDAAFEPVYWLVDNVIRWFGVGRNDIATVSICKKCIYPKPARTHHCSICNRCVLKMDHHCPWLNNCVGHYNHRYFFSFCFFMTLGCVYCSYGSWDLFREAYAAIETYHQTPPPIFSFRERMTHKSLVYLWFLCSSVALALGALTVWHAVLISRGETSIERHINKKERRRLQAKGRVFRNPYNYGCLDNWKVFLGVDTGRHWLTRVLLPSSHLPHGNGMSWEPPPWVTAHSASVMAV from the exons ATGCGAGGCCAGCGGAGCCTGCTGCTGGGCCCAgcccgcctctgcctccgccTGCTTCTGCTGCTGGGCTACAGGCGCCGCTGTCCACCTCTGCTCCGGGGTCTAGTACAGCGCTGGCGCTACGGCAAGGTCTGCCTGCGCTCCCTGCTCTACAACTCCTTTGGGGGCAGTGACACTGCTGTTGATGCTGCCTTTGAGCCTGTCTACTGGCTGGTAGACAATGTGATCCGCTGGTTTGGAGTG GGCAGGAATGATATCGCCACGGTCTCCATCTGTAAGAAGTGCATTTACCCCAAGCCAGCCCGAACACACCACTGCAGCATCTGCAACAG GTGTGTGCTGAAGATGGATCACCACTGCC CCTGGCTAAACAATTGTGTGGGCCACTATAACCATCGATACTTCTTCTCATTCTGCTTTTTCATGACTCTGGGCTGTGTCTACTGCAGCTATGGAAGTTGGGACCTTTTCCGGGAGGCTTATGCTGCCATTGAG actTATCACCAGACCCCACCACCCATCTTCTCCTTTCGAGAAAGGATGACTCACAAGAGTCTTGTCTACCTCTGGTTCCTGTGCAG TTCTGTGGCACTTGCCCTGGGTGCCCTAACTGTATGGCATGCTGTTCTCATCAGTCGAGGTGAGACTAGCATCGAAAGGCACATCAACAAGAAGGAGAGACGTCGGCTACAGGCCAAGGGCAGA GTATTTAGGAATCCTTACAACTACGGCTGCTTGGACAACTGGAAGGTATTCCTGGGTGTGGACACAGGAAG gCATTGGCTTACTCGGGTGCTCTTACCTTCTAGTCACCTGCCCCATGGGAATGGAATGAGCTGGGAGCCCCCTCCCTGGGTGACTGCTCACTCAGCCTCTGTGATGGCAGTGTGA
- the ZDHHC16 gene encoding palmitoyltransferase ZDHHC16 isoform X3 — protein sequence MRGQRSLLLGPARLCLRLLLLLGYRRRCPPLLRGLVQRWRYGKVCLRSLLYNSFGGSDTAVDAAFEPVYWLVDNVIRWFGVGRNDIATVSICKKCIYPKPARTHHCSICNRCVLKMDHHCPWLNNCVGHYNHRYFFSFCFFMTLGCVYCSYGSWDLFREAYAAIEKMKQLDKNKLQAVANQTYHQTPPPIFSFRERMTHKSLVYLWFLCSSVALALGALTVWHAVLISRGETSIERHINKKERRRLQAKGRVFRNPYNYGCLDNWKVFLGVDTGRHWLTRVLLPSSHLPHGNGMSWEPPPWVTAHSASVMAV from the exons ATGCGAGGCCAGCGGAGCCTGCTGCTGGGCCCAgcccgcctctgcctccgccTGCTTCTGCTGCTGGGCTACAGGCGCCGCTGTCCACCTCTGCTCCGGGGTCTAGTACAGCGCTGGCGCTACGGCAAGGTCTGCCTGCGCTCCCTGCTCTACAACTCCTTTGGGGGCAGTGACACTGCTGTTGATGCTGCCTTTGAGCCTGTCTACTGGCTGGTAGACAATGTGATCCGCTGGTTTGGAGTG GGCAGGAATGATATCGCCACGGTCTCCATCTGTAAGAAGTGCATTTACCCCAAGCCAGCCCGAACACACCACTGCAGCATCTGCAACAG GTGTGTGCTGAAGATGGATCACCACTGCC CCTGGCTAAACAATTGTGTGGGCCACTATAACCATCGATACTTCTTCTCATTCTGCTTTTTCATGACTCTGGGCTGTGTCTACTGCAGCTATGGAAGTTGGGACCTTTTCCGGGAGGCTTATGCTGCCATTGAG AAAATGAAACAGCTCGACAAGAACAAACTACAGGCGGTTGCCAACCAG actTATCACCAGACCCCACCACCCATCTTCTCCTTTCGAGAAAGGATGACTCACAAGAGTCTTGTCTACCTCTGGTTCCTGTGCAG TTCTGTGGCACTTGCCCTGGGTGCCCTAACTGTATGGCATGCTGTTCTCATCAGTCGAGGTGAGACTAGCATCGAAAGGCACATCAACAAGAAGGAGAGACGTCGGCTACAGGCCAAGGGCAGA GTATTTAGGAATCCTTACAACTACGGCTGCTTGGACAACTGGAAGGTATTCCTGGGTGTGGACACAGGAAG gCATTGGCTTACTCGGGTGCTCTTACCTTCTAGTCACCTGCCCCATGGGAATGGAATGAGCTGGGAGCCCCCTCCCTGGGTGACTGCTCACTCAGCCTCTGTGATGGCAGTGTGA
- the ZDHHC16 gene encoding palmitoyltransferase ZDHHC16 isoform X1, with protein sequence MRGQRSLLLGPARLCLRLLLLLGYRRRCPPLLRGLVQRWRYGKVCLRSLLYNSFGGSDTAVDAAFEPVYWLVDNVIRWFGVVFVVLVIVLTGSIVAIAYLCVLPLILRTYSVPRLCWHFFYSHWNLILIVFHYYQAITTPPGYPPQGRNDIATVSICKKCIYPKPARTHHCSICNRCVLKMDHHCPWLNNCVGHYNHRYFFSFCFFMTLGCVYCSYGSWDLFREAYAAIEKMKQLDKNKLQAVANQTYHQTPPPIFSFRERMTHKSLVYLWFLCSSVALALGALTVWHAVLISRGETSIERHINKKERRRLQAKGRVFRNPYNYGCLDNWKVFLGVDTGRHWLTRVLLPSSHLPHGNGMSWEPPPWVTAHSASVMAV encoded by the exons ATGCGAGGCCAGCGGAGCCTGCTGCTGGGCCCAgcccgcctctgcctccgccTGCTTCTGCTGCTGGGCTACAGGCGCCGCTGTCCACCTCTGCTCCGGGGTCTAGTACAGCGCTGGCGCTACGGCAAGGTCTGCCTGCGCTCCCTGCTCTACAACTCCTTTGGGGGCAGTGACACTGCTGTTGATGCTGCCTTTGAGCCTGTCTACTGGCTGGTAGACAATGTGATCCGCTGGTTTGGAGTG GTGTTCGTAGTCCTGGTGATCGTGCTGACAGGCTCCATTGTGGCTATCGCCTACCTATGTGTCCTGCCTCTCATCCTCCGAACCTACTCAGTGCCACGACTCTGCTGGCATTTCTTCTATAGCCACTGGAATCTGATCCTGATTGTCTTCCACTACTACCAGGCCATCACCACTCCGCCTGGGTACCCACCCCAG GGCAGGAATGATATCGCCACGGTCTCCATCTGTAAGAAGTGCATTTACCCCAAGCCAGCCCGAACACACCACTGCAGCATCTGCAACAG GTGTGTGCTGAAGATGGATCACCACTGCC CCTGGCTAAACAATTGTGTGGGCCACTATAACCATCGATACTTCTTCTCATTCTGCTTTTTCATGACTCTGGGCTGTGTCTACTGCAGCTATGGAAGTTGGGACCTTTTCCGGGAGGCTTATGCTGCCATTGAG AAAATGAAACAGCTCGACAAGAACAAACTACAGGCGGTTGCCAACCAG actTATCACCAGACCCCACCACCCATCTTCTCCTTTCGAGAAAGGATGACTCACAAGAGTCTTGTCTACCTCTGGTTCCTGTGCAG TTCTGTGGCACTTGCCCTGGGTGCCCTAACTGTATGGCATGCTGTTCTCATCAGTCGAGGTGAGACTAGCATCGAAAGGCACATCAACAAGAAGGAGAGACGTCGGCTACAGGCCAAGGGCAGA GTATTTAGGAATCCTTACAACTACGGCTGCTTGGACAACTGGAAGGTATTCCTGGGTGTGGACACAGGAAG gCATTGGCTTACTCGGGTGCTCTTACCTTCTAGTCACCTGCCCCATGGGAATGGAATGAGCTGGGAGCCCCCTCCCTGGGTGACTGCTCACTCAGCCTCTGTGATGGCAGTGTGA
- the EXOSC1 gene encoding exosome complex component CSL4 isoform X1, with product MMAPPVRYCIPGERLCNLEEGSPGSGTYTRHGYIFSSLAGCLMKSSENGALPVVSVVRETESQLLPDVGAIVTCKVSSINSRFAKVHILYVGSMPLKNSFRGTIRKEDVRATEKDKVEIYKSFRPGDIVLAKVISLGDAQSNYLLTTAENELGVVVAHSESGIQMVPISWCEMQCPKTHTKEFRKVARVQPEFLQT from the exons ATGATGGCACCACCTGTGAGATACTGTATTCCCG GCGAACGTCTGTGTAACTTGGAGGAGGGCAGCCCGGGCAGCGGCACCTACACCCGCCACGGCTACATCTTTTCGTCGCTTGCCGGCTGCCTGATGAAGAGCAGCGAGAACGGCGCG CTTCCTGTGGTGTCTGTAGTAAGAGAAACAGAGTCCCAGTTACTGCCAGATGTGGGAGCTATTGTAACCTGTAAG GTCTCTAGTATCAATTCACGCTTTGCCAAAGTACACATCCTATATGTGGGGTCCATGCCACTTAAGAACTCTTTTCGAGGAACTATCCG caAGGAAGATGTCCGAGCAACTGAAAAAGACAAG GTTGAAATTTATAAGAGTTTCCGCCCAGGTGACATTGTCTTGGCCAAAGTG ATCTCCCTAGGTGATGCACAGTCCAACTACCTGCTAACCACTGCCGAGAACGAGCTGGGAGTAGTGGTAGCCCACAGTGAGTCAG GTATCCAGATGGTTCCCATCAGCTGGTGTGAGATGCAGTGCCCTAAGACCCACACTAAAGAATTCCGGAAAGTAGCCCGAGTACAACCTGAATTCTTGCAGACCTAA
- the PGAM1 gene encoding phosphoglycerate mutase 1, whose translation MAAYKLVLIRHGESAWNLENRFSGWYDADLSPAGHEEAKRGGQALRDAGYEFDICFTSVQKRAIRTLWTVLDAIDQMWLPVVRTWRLNERHYGGLTGLNKAETAAKHGEAQVKIWRRSYDVPPPPMEPDHPFYSNISKDRRYADLTEDQLPSCESLKDTIARALPFWNEEIVPQIKEGKRVLIAAHGNSLRGIVKHLEGLSEEAIMELNLPTGIPIVYELDKNLKPIKPMQFLGDEETVRKAMEAVAAQGKAKK comes from the exons ATGGCCGCCTACAAGCTGGTGCTGATCCGGCACGGCGAGAGCGCATGGAACCTGGAGAACCGCTTCAGCGGCTGGTACGACGCCGACCTGAGCCCAGCGGGCCACGAGGAGGCGAAGCGCGGCGGGCAGGCGCTGCGAG ATGCTGGCTATGAGTTTGACATCTGCTTCACCTCAGTACAGAAGAGAGCGATCCGGACCCTCTGGACAGTGCTAGATGCCATTGATCAGATGTGGCTGCCAGTGGTGAGGACTTGGCGCCTCAATGAGCGGCACTATGGGGGTCTAACCGGTCTCAATAAAGCAGAAACTGCTGCAAAGCATGGTGAGGCCCAGGTGAAGATCTGGAGGCGCTCCTATGATGTCCCACCACCTCCAATGGAGCCCGACCACCCTTTCTACAGCAACATCAGTAAG GATCGCAGGTATGCAGACCTCACAGAAGATCAGCTACCCTCCTGTGAGAGTCTGAAGGACACTATTGCCAGAGCTCTGCCCTTCTGGAATGAAGAAATAGTTCCCCAGATCAAGGAGGGGAAACGTGTACTGATTGCAGCCCATGGCAACAGCCTCCGGGGCATTGTCAAGCATCTGGAGG GTCTCTCTGAAGAGGCTATCATGGAGCTGAACCTGCCGACTGGTATTCCCATTGTCTATGAATTGGACAAGAACTTGAAGCCTATCAAGCCCATGCAGTTCCTGGGGGATGAAGAGACGGTGCGCAAAGCCATGGAAGCTGTGGCCGCCCAGGGCAAGGCCAAGAAGTGA
- the EXOSC1 gene encoding exosome complex component CSL4 isoform X2 → MWGPCHLRTLFEELSARKMSEQLKKTRLLVEIYKSFRPGDIVLAKVISLGDAQSNYLLTTAENELGVVVAHSESGIQMVPISWCEMQCPKTHTKEFRKVARVQPEFLQT, encoded by the exons ATGTGGGGTCCATGCCACTTAAGAACTCTTTTCGAGGAACTATCCG caAGGAAGATGTCCGAGCAACTGAAAAAGACAAGGTTGTTG GTTGAAATTTATAAGAGTTTCCGCCCAGGTGACATTGTCTTGGCCAAAGTG ATCTCCCTAGGTGATGCACAGTCCAACTACCTGCTAACCACTGCCGAGAACGAGCTGGGAGTAGTGGTAGCCCACAGTGAGTCAG GTATCCAGATGGTTCCCATCAGCTGGTGTGAGATGCAGTGCCCTAAGACCCACACTAAAGAATTCCGGAAAGTAGCCCGAGTACAACCTGAATTCTTGCAGACCTAA